In Colletotrichum lupini chromosome 6, complete sequence, a single window of DNA contains:
- a CDS encoding prenyltransferase and squalene oxidase — protein sequence MAADTVMPLEKARHIKYWQRCHKTFLPHQYTSSDSTRIALSFFILAALDILSPSEPTKDAPHLLTPADRAAARKFVLGLYHPGGGFCGSPNHALPSDLYAGWDFEKATPKTRNASSANLASTYFALLILAIVADGPEEAKSAFAGVDRVATLRWLRRLQRTDGSFGELVLDDGAIAGGRDMRLCFLAATIRWALRGDAKEGDEDWVEDIDVDGLVRHIRQGQTYDGGVAESSHANESHAGYAWCAVSALVLLDRPPDQSGTPHDSQILQQGVPDASLLVKFLVYRQFEYLEKEDDSDDPDHANFALPASLSELTLDPNLRFVGFNGRCNKVADTCYCWWVGGTLQMLGHTDLIDAEPSRRFITKKTQHLIGGFSKYPGGPPDIFHGFLGLAALAIMGDADLKPFDASVCATDATMRNIIFARNGLIETTKATKKT from the exons ATGGCAGCCGACACAGTCATGCCGCTCGAGAAAGCGAGGCACATCAAATACTGGCAACGCTGCCACAAGACCTTCCTCCCGCACCAGTATACGTCGTCCGACAGCACGCGCATAGCTCTCAGCTTCTTCATCCTCGCCGCCCTCGACATACTCTCCCCCTCCGAGCCGACCAAGGATGCCCCCCACCTCCTCACACCCGCCGACCGAGCTGCCGCGCGCAAGTTCGTTCTGGGTCTCTACCACCCCGGCGGCGGCTTCTGCGGCTCTCCGAACCATGCTCTGCCAAGCGACTTATACGCCGGCTGGGACTTTGAAAAGGCAACGCCTAAAACGAGGAATGCGAGCTCGGCGAATCTGGCCTCGACATACTTTGCGCTGTTGATCTTGGCCATTGTCGCGGACGGGCCAGAGGAGGCCAAGAGCGCCTTTGCGGGCGTGGATCGCGTTGCGACGTTGCGGTGGTTGAGGCGGCTGCAGAGGACCGATGGCAGCTTTGGCGAGCTCGTGCTGGACGACGGGGCCATTGCTGGCGGGAGGGACATGCGGCTATGCTTTCTGGCCGCCACGATACGGTGGGCTCTACGGGGCGATGCCAAGGAGGGAGACGAGGACTGGGTGGAGGACATTGACGTTGATGGCCTCGTTCGGCACATCCGCCAAGGACAGACCTATGACGGTGGAGTCGCTGAGAGCTCCCATGCAAACGAGTCTCATG CTGGCTACGCATGGTGCGCCGTCAGCGCGCTGGTCCTCCTCGATCGACCCCCAGACCAGAGTGGAACTCCACACGACAGCCAGATACTTCAGCAAGGCGTCCCTGACGCGTCCCTGTTGGTCAAGTTCCTGGTGTACCGCCAGTTCGAATACCTCGAGAAAGAAGACGACTCGGACGATCCCGACCATGCCAACTTTGCGCTGCCCGCGTCGTTGAGCGAGCTGACATTGGATCCAAACCTGCGCTTCGTTGGGTTCAATGGAAGGTGTAACAAGGTCGCGGACACATGCTATTGCTGGTGGGTAGGAGGGACACTACAG ATGCTTGGTCACACCGATCTCATTGACGCCGAGCCGTCACGACGCTTCATCACCAAAAAAACACAGCATCTCATCGGTGGGTTCTCTAAGTATCCTGGAGGCCCGCCAGACATTTTCCACGGATTCCTTGGCCTAGCTGCACTCGCCATCATGGGAGACGCAGACCTAAAGCCATTCGATGCGTCCGTATGCGCGACAGACGCGACTATGCGTAATATCATATTTGCGAGAAACGGGCTCATCGAGACTACCAAGGCCACCAAGAAGACCTGA